The following proteins come from a genomic window of Miscanthus floridulus cultivar M001 chromosome 2, ASM1932011v1, whole genome shotgun sequence:
- the LOC136525596 gene encoding probable inorganic phosphate transporter 1-8 produces the protein MARGGDGLQVLSALDAAKTQWYHFTAIIVAGMGFFTDAYDLFCISLVTKLLGRIYYTDPSKDNPGSLPPNVAAAVNGVAFCGTLAGQLFFGWLGDKLGRKSVYGMTLMLMVICSIASGLSFGHTPTGVMATLCFFRFWLGFGIGGDYPLSATIMSEYANKKTRGAFIAAVFAMQGFGILAGGIVTLIISAAFRAGYPAPAYRDDHVKSTVPQADFVWRIILMLGAAPAVLTYYWRMKMPETARYTALVAKNAKQAAADMSKVLQTEIVDEQEKLDEMVTAESNTFGLFSRQFARRHGLHLVGTATTWFLLDIAFYSQNLFQKDIFTAINWIPKANTMSALEEVFRISRAQTLIALCGTVPGYWFTVALIDVVGRFAIQLLGFFMMTVFMLALAIPYHHWTTPGNHIGFVVMYAFTFFFANFGPNSTTFIVPAEIFPARLRSTCHGISAASGKAGAIIGAFGFLYAAQNQDKSKTDAGYPAGIGVRNSLFVLSACNMLGFVLTFLVPESKGKSLEEMSGEADDAEEEAVGTRAVRPSETQMV, from the coding sequence ATGGCGCGCGGGGGAGACGGCCTGCAGGTGCTCAGCGCGCTGGACGCGGCCAAGACGCAGTGGTACCACTTCACGGCCATCATCGTGGCCGGCATGGGCTTCTTCACGGACGCCTACGACCTCTTCTGCATCTCCCTCGTCACCAAGCTGCTGGGCCGCATCTACTACACGGACCCCAGCAAGGACAACCCGGGCTCGCTCCCGCCCAACGTCGCCGCGGCGGTCAACGGCGTCGCCTTCTGCGGCACGCTGGCCGGCCAGCTCTTCTTCGGGTGGTTGGGCGACAAGCTCGGGCGGAAGAGCGTGTACGGGATGACGCTCATGCTCATGGTCATCTGCTCCATCGCGTCGGGCCTCTCGTTCGGCCACACCCCCACGGGGGTCATGGCCACGCTCTGCTTCTTCCGCTTCTGGCTCGGCTTCGGCATCGGCGGCGACTACCCGCTGTCGGCCACCATCATGTCCGAGTACGCCAACAAGAAGACCCGCGGCGCCTTCATCGCCGCCGTCTTCGCCATGCAGGGCTTCGGCATCCTCGCCGGCGGCATTGTCACGCTCATCATCTCCGCCGCCTTCCGCGCGGGGTACCCGGCGCCGGCGTACAGGGACGACCACGTCAAATCCACCGTGCCGCAGGCCGACTTCGTGTGGCGCATCATCCTCATGCTGGGCGCGGCGCCGGCGGTGCTCACCTACTACTGGCGGATGAAGATGCCCGAGACGGCGCGCTACACCGCGCTGGTGGCCAAGAACGCCAAGCAGGCCGCGGCCGACATGTCCAAGGTGCTCCAGACGGAGATCGTCGACGAGCAGGAGAAGCTGGACGAGATGGTCACCGCCGAGAGCAACACCTTCGGCCTCTTCTCCAGGCAGTTCGCGCGCcgccacgggctccacctcgtcgGCACCGCCACCACCTGGTTCCTCCTCGACATCGCCTTCTACAGCCAGAACCTGTTCCAGAAGGACATCTTCACAGCCATCAACTGGATCCCCAAGGCCAACACCATGAGCGCCCTCGAGGAGGTGTTCCGCATCTCGCGCGCACAGACGCTCATCGCGCTCTGCGGCACCGTGCCGGGGTACTGGTTCACCGTCGCGCTCATCGACGTCGTCGGACGCTTCGCCATCCAGCTGCTGGGATTCTTCATGATGACCGTCTTCATGCTCGCCCTCGCCATCCCCTACCACCACTGGACCACGCCGGGGAACCACATCGGCTTCGTCGTCATGTACGCCTTCACCTTCTTCTTCGCGAACTTCGGGCCCAACAGCACCACCTTCATCGTGCCGGCCGAGATCTTCCCGGCGCGGCTGCGGTCCACCTGCCACGGCATCTCCGCGGCCTCGGGGAAGGCCGGCGCCATCATCGGCGCCTTCGGGTTCCTGTACGCGGCGCAGAACCAGGACAAGAGCAAGACGGACGCCGGGTACCCCGCGGGCATCGGCGTTCGCAACTCGCTCTTCGTCCTCTCTGCCTGCAACATGCTCGGCTTCGTCCTCACCTTCCTCGTGCCGGAGTCCAAGGGCAAGTCGCTCGAGGAGATGTCCGGTGAGGCTGACGACGCCGAGGAGGAGGCCGTCGGCACCCGCGCGGTGCGGCCGTCGGAGACCCAGATGGTGTAG